A stretch of the Streptomyces venezuelae genome encodes the following:
- a CDS encoding bacterioferritin-associated ferredoxin, with product MNRVYVCSCFGITDQQVKDHAAAGACTPRQIASVTKAGTDCGSCVRTIQGLLGRGACPRRALLDKGEAVAVLAADAELAEAA from the coding sequence GTGAACCGCGTGTACGTCTGCTCTTGCTTCGGCATCACCGACCAGCAGGTCAAGGACCACGCGGCGGCGGGCGCCTGCACCCCCCGCCAGATCGCCTCGGTCACCAAGGCCGGCACCGACTGCGGTTCCTGCGTACGCACCATCCAGGGTCTGCTCGGCCGCGGTGCGTGCCCGCGCCGGGCGCTGCTGGACAAGGGCGAGGCAGTCGCCGTCCTGGCCGCGGACGCGGAGCTGGCGGAAGCCGCCTAG
- the bfr gene encoding bacterioferritin, protein MQGDPEVLEFLNEQLTGELTAINQYWLHYRIQDNKGWTKLAKYTREESIDEMKHADKLTERILMLDGLPNYQRLFHVRVGQTLTEMFQADRQVEVEAIDRLKRGIDVMRGKNDVTSARLFEEILADEEHHIDYLDTQLELIETLGEALYIAQLIEQPES, encoded by the coding sequence ATGCAGGGCGACCCCGAGGTCCTCGAGTTTCTGAACGAACAGCTCACCGGTGAGCTCACGGCGATCAACCAGTACTGGCTGCACTACCGCATCCAGGACAACAAGGGCTGGACGAAGCTCGCCAAGTACACGCGTGAAGAATCCATCGACGAGATGAAGCACGCGGACAAGCTGACCGAACGCATCCTGATGCTGGACGGCCTGCCGAACTACCAGCGGCTGTTCCACGTCCGCGTCGGCCAGACCCTCACCGAGATGTTCCAGGCCGACCGCCAGGTCGAGGTCGAGGCGATCGACCGCCTCAAGCGCGGGATCGACGTGATGCGCGGCAAGAACGATGTGACCTCGGCCCGCCTCTTCGAGGAGATCCTGGCGGACGAGGAGCACCACATCGACTACCTCGACACCCAGCTGGAGCTCATCGAGACCCTCGGCGAGGCGCTCTACATCGCGCAGCTCATCGAGCAGCCGGAGAGCTAG
- a CDS encoding sulfite oxidase-like oxidoreductase, giving the protein MGQPESRESPGAEQLELPPGQRLQRGWPVTHYGPVPKFKPDRWEFRVFGATADGEKHCWNHEEFSALPFTSVVADLHCVTKFSMPGAEWGGVLAREVLALAPPSPLVTHVMVWAEYGFSANMRLSDFASDRTVFATHQGGELLTAEHGFPLRLVVPHLYAWKGPKWVRGVEYMTADRRGFWEERGYHNIGDPWREQRYSYQEEPGDGPEL; this is encoded by the coding sequence ATGGGTCAGCCGGAAAGCCGGGAATCTCCGGGAGCAGAGCAGCTGGAGCTTCCTCCGGGGCAGCGGCTGCAGCGCGGCTGGCCGGTGACCCATTACGGCCCGGTGCCCAAGTTCAAGCCGGACCGCTGGGAGTTCCGGGTCTTCGGCGCCACCGCAGACGGCGAGAAGCACTGCTGGAACCACGAGGAGTTCTCGGCCCTGCCGTTCACCTCGGTGGTCGCGGATCTGCACTGCGTGACGAAGTTCAGCATGCCGGGGGCCGAATGGGGCGGTGTGCTCGCCCGCGAGGTCCTGGCCCTGGCCCCGCCGTCCCCGCTGGTCACGCATGTCATGGTGTGGGCCGAGTACGGCTTCAGCGCCAATATGCGGCTGTCCGACTTCGCTTCGGACCGGACGGTCTTCGCCACCCACCAGGGGGGTGAACTCCTGACCGCGGAGCACGGGTTCCCGCTCCGGCTGGTGGTTCCGCACCTGTACGCCTGGAAGGGCCCCAAGTGGGTCCGGGGCGTGGAGTACATGACCGCCGACCGGCGGGGGTTCTGGGAAGAGCGCGGTTACCACAACATCGGCGATCCCTGGCGCGAGCAGCGCTACTCGTACCAGGAGGAGCCGGGGGACGGTCCGGAACTCTGA
- a CDS encoding DUF4396 domain-containing protein, which translates to MDHAHHEHHENHGHSEHGHGKVSWAMAAKATLHCLTGCAIGEVLGMVIGTALGWGNVPTMALAIVLAFFFGYAFTLRGVLKAGVDLRTAIRVALAADTLSITVMELIDNGVIALWPGAMDAHLSAPLFWIVLAIALAAAFVITVPVNKWMIGRGKGHAVVHQYH; encoded by the coding sequence ATGGACCACGCACATCACGAGCACCACGAGAACCATGGCCACAGCGAGCACGGGCACGGCAAGGTCAGCTGGGCCATGGCGGCCAAGGCCACCCTGCACTGCCTGACCGGCTGCGCCATCGGCGAGGTCCTGGGCATGGTCATCGGCACCGCGCTGGGCTGGGGAAACGTCCCCACGATGGCCCTGGCCATCGTCCTGGCCTTCTTCTTCGGCTACGCCTTCACCCTGCGCGGCGTCCTGAAGGCGGGCGTGGACCTGCGGACCGCCATCCGGGTGGCCCTGGCCGCCGACACCCTGTCCATCACCGTCATGGAGCTGATCGACAACGGGGTGATCGCCCTCTGGCCGGGGGCCATGGACGCCCATCTGTCGGCACCGCTGTTCTGGATCGTGCTGGCGATCGCGCTGGCCGCCGCCTTCGTGATCACCGTTCCGGTCAACAAGTGGATGATCGGCCGCGGCAAGGGTCACGCAGTGGTCCACCAGTACCACTGA
- a CDS encoding deoxyribonuclease IV: MRNPVGGHVPVAGGLASVGLSYAREMGAEAVQVFVANPRGWATPAGNPAQDELFRAQCAAEGIPAYVHAPYLINFGSHTPATVEKSVESLRHSLRRGREIGALGVVVHTGSATGGRPREAALAQVREHMLPLLEELTHEDDPFLLLESTAGQGSSLCSRTWDFGPYFEALDAHPKLGICLDTCHIFAAGHDLAGPGGAKETLDLLVETVGAGRLKLIHANDSKEGVGAHKDRHANIGAGRIGRDAFAELCTHPETAGVPLIIETPGGKEGHAADVALLKELRGLG, encoded by the coding sequence ATACGCAATCCGGTGGGCGGGCACGTGCCCGTGGCCGGCGGGCTCGCCTCGGTCGGGCTGTCCTATGCGCGGGAGATGGGCGCGGAGGCCGTGCAGGTCTTCGTGGCGAATCCGCGCGGCTGGGCCACCCCGGCCGGGAACCCGGCCCAGGACGAGCTGTTCCGCGCGCAGTGCGCCGCGGAGGGCATCCCGGCGTACGTGCATGCGCCGTACCTGATCAACTTCGGCTCGCACACGCCCGCGACGGTGGAGAAGTCGGTGGAGTCGCTCCGCCACTCGCTGCGCCGGGGCCGGGAGATCGGCGCGCTGGGGGTGGTGGTGCACACCGGCTCGGCGACCGGCGGGCGACCGCGGGAGGCGGCGCTCGCGCAGGTCAGGGAGCACATGCTGCCGCTGCTGGAGGAGCTGACCCACGAGGACGACCCGTTCCTGCTGCTGGAGTCCACGGCCGGACAGGGTTCCTCGCTGTGTTCGCGCACCTGGGACTTCGGCCCGTACTTCGAGGCGCTGGACGCCCATCCGAAGCTCGGGATCTGCCTCGACACCTGCCACATCTTCGCGGCGGGCCACGACCTGGCCGGTCCGGGCGGGGCCAAGGAGACGCTGGACCTGCTGGTGGAGACGGTGGGTGCGGGACGGCTGAAGCTGATCCACGCGAACGACTCCAAGGAGGGCGTGGGAGCCCACAAGGACCGGCACGCGAACATCGGCGCCGGCCGCATCGGCCGGGACGCCTTCGCCGAGCTGTGTACGCACCCGGAGACGGCGGGTGTGCCGCTGATCATCGAGACGCCCGGCGGCAAGGAGGGGCACGCCGCGGACGTGGCCCTGCTGAAGGAGCTGCGCGGGCTCGGATAA
- the pknB gene encoding Stk1 family PASTA domain-containing Ser/Thr kinase produces MDTTLDDPLVGRVLDGRYRIDARIAAGGMATVYRALDTRLDRVLALKVMHPALAADHGFVDRFIREAKSVARLAHPNVVAVFDQGTDGGYVYLAMEYVSGCTLRDVLRERGALQPRAALDILEPVLAALGAAHRAGFVHRDMKPENVLIGDDGRVKVADFGLVRSVDTVTQTTGAVLGTVSYLAPEQIESGTADTRVDVYACGVVLYEMLTGTKPHTGGTPAQVLYQHLHADVPPPSATVPGLPAALDGLVAQAAARAPELRPYDAAALLGLVREARAGLSAAELDAVPPQARAEVRSSAEDRTGVIPRPVTSERQPVEHTSRLAAPLPPAPAAAPGGLAGRLPGGPSRRGLFLVLAGVLLALGIGTGVWYISSGQFTQVPHVLGKTEAQARKQLSAAGLGVKGVDRRFSSSFERGAVMGSDPAPGEQIRGNGSVTLVLSRGPEVVSVPNLKGKPLGAAKAMLTKEGLAPGMVTRTFDEDVPLGAVIRTDPAAGEKRAPDTAVALVVSKGRPVPVPGTVGQPVEQARADLERLGLKVELAAEQVHSPQPAGRVANQSVAANTQAVAGDTVTLTVSKGPRQVQVPDVTNQDVDSARRTLEGLGFKVKVERPLISFSNTVASQSVPANQPAPEGSTITIRTKGL; encoded by the coding sequence GTGGATACGACCCTGGATGACCCCCTCGTCGGGCGCGTGCTCGACGGCCGCTACCGCATCGACGCCCGCATCGCGGCCGGCGGCATGGCCACGGTCTACCGGGCCCTCGACACCCGCCTCGACCGCGTCCTGGCCCTCAAGGTCATGCACCCGGCGCTCGCCGCCGACCACGGCTTCGTCGACCGGTTCATCCGCGAGGCCAAGTCCGTGGCCCGCCTCGCCCACCCCAATGTGGTCGCCGTGTTCGACCAGGGCACCGACGGCGGCTATGTCTACCTCGCCATGGAGTACGTCTCCGGCTGCACCCTGCGCGATGTGCTCCGTGAGCGCGGCGCGCTCCAGCCGCGGGCTGCGCTGGACATCCTGGAGCCGGTCCTCGCCGCCCTCGGCGCCGCCCACCGCGCCGGGTTCGTGCACCGTGACATGAAGCCCGAGAACGTGCTGATAGGCGACGACGGCCGGGTCAAGGTGGCCGATTTCGGGCTGGTCCGCAGTGTGGACACGGTCACCCAGACCACCGGCGCGGTCCTCGGCACCGTCTCCTACCTCGCCCCCGAGCAGATCGAGAGCGGCACCGCCGACACCCGCGTCGACGTCTACGCCTGCGGTGTGGTCCTGTACGAGATGCTCACCGGCACCAAGCCGCACACCGGCGGCACCCCGGCCCAGGTGCTCTACCAGCACCTGCACGCCGACGTGCCGCCGCCTTCGGCCACCGTGCCGGGACTGCCGGCCGCCCTGGACGGGCTCGTCGCCCAGGCCGCCGCGCGCGCCCCGGAGCTGCGCCCGTACGACGCGGCGGCCCTGCTGGGCCTGGTCCGGGAGGCCCGGGCCGGGCTGAGCGCCGCCGAGCTGGACGCCGTACCGCCGCAGGCGCGCGCCGAGGTGCGGTCCTCCGCGGAGGACCGCACCGGGGTGATCCCCCGCCCGGTGACATCGGAACGGCAGCCGGTGGAGCACACCTCCCGGCTGGCCGCCCCGCTGCCGCCGGCCCCGGCCGCGGCGCCGGGCGGGCTCGCGGGCCGGCTCCCGGGCGGGCCGTCCCGGCGCGGCCTGTTCCTCGTACTCGCCGGGGTCCTGCTGGCCCTCGGGATCGGCACCGGGGTCTGGTACATCAGCTCCGGCCAGTTCACCCAGGTCCCCCACGTGCTCGGGAAGACCGAGGCGCAGGCCCGGAAGCAGCTGTCGGCGGCCGGCCTGGGCGTGAAGGGGGTGGACCGGAGGTTCAGCAGCAGCTTCGAGCGCGGCGCGGTGATGGGCAGCGATCCGGCGCCCGGGGAGCAGATCCGCGGCAACGGCTCGGTCACCCTGGTCCTCTCCCGCGGCCCCGAGGTGGTCTCGGTCCCCAACCTGAAGGGCAAGCCGCTGGGCGCGGCCAAGGCCATGCTCACCAAGGAGGGGCTGGCCCCCGGCATGGTGACCCGGACCTTCGACGAGGACGTCCCGCTGGGCGCGGTGATCAGGACGGATCCGGCGGCCGGCGAGAAGCGGGCCCCGGACACGGCGGTCGCCCTGGTGGTCAGCAAGGGCCGGCCGGTGCCGGTGCCGGGCACCGTCGGGCAGCCGGTGGAGCAGGCCCGGGCGGACCTGGAGCGGCTGGGCCTGAAGGTCGAGCTGGCCGCCGAGCAGGTCCATTCACCGCAGCCGGCCGGCCGGGTCGCCAACCAGTCGGTCGCGGCGAACACCCAGGCCGTGGCCGGGGACACGGTGACGCTGACGGTGTCCAAGGGACCCCGCCAAGTCCAGGTTCCGGACGTGACCAACCAGGATGTGGACAGCGCACGGCGCACCCTGGAGGGGCTGGGCTTCAAGGTGAAGGTGGAACGGCCCCTCATCTCCTTCTCGAACACCGTGGCGAGCCAGTCGGTGCCGGCCAACCAGCCCGCACCCGAGGGCAGCACGATCACCATCCGGACCAAGGGGCTGTAG
- a CDS encoding thiazole synthase, with the protein MTDDIFRLGDRAFSSRLIMGTGGAPSLDVLERALVASGTELTTVAMRRLDPTVQGSVLSVLTRLGIDVLPNTAGCFTAGEAVLTARLAREALGTDWIKLEVVADERTLLPDGVELLDAAETLVDEGFTVLPYTNDDPVLARKLEDVGCAAIMPLGSPIGSGLGIRNPHNFELIVERAGVPVILDAGAGTASDVTQAMELGCAAVMLASAVTRAQAPVLMAAAMRDAVSAGRLARRAGRIPVRRFAEASSPSEGRATLDPERPAF; encoded by the coding sequence ATGACCGACGACATCTTCCGGCTCGGCGACCGCGCCTTCTCCTCCCGGCTGATCATGGGTACGGGCGGGGCGCCGAGCCTGGACGTGCTGGAGCGGGCGCTGGTGGCCTCCGGCACCGAACTCACCACGGTGGCGATGCGCCGCCTGGACCCCACCGTCCAGGGCTCGGTGCTGTCCGTCCTGACCCGGCTGGGCATCGACGTCCTCCCCAACACGGCGGGGTGCTTCACCGCGGGCGAGGCGGTACTGACCGCCCGGCTGGCCCGGGAGGCCCTCGGCACCGACTGGATCAAGCTGGAGGTCGTCGCCGACGAGCGGACCCTGCTGCCGGACGGGGTGGAGCTGCTGGACGCGGCGGAAACCCTGGTCGACGAGGGGTTCACGGTCCTTCCGTACACCAATGACGATCCGGTGCTGGCGCGGAAGCTGGAGGACGTGGGCTGCGCGGCGATCATGCCGTTGGGCTCCCCCATCGGGTCCGGCCTGGGCATCCGCAACCCGCACAACTTCGAGCTGATCGTGGAGCGGGCGGGGGTGCCGGTGATCCTGGACGCGGGGGCCGGCACGGCCTCGGATGTGACGCAGGCCATGGAACTCGGCTGCGCGGCGGTGATGCTGGCCTCGGCGGTCACCCGGGCGCAGGCTCCGGTGCTGATGGCTGCGGCGATGCGGGACGCGGTCTCGGCGGGGCGGCTGGCCCGCCGAGCGGGCCGCATCCCGGTCCGCCGCTTCGCCGAGGCGTCGTCCCCGAGTGAGGGCCGCGCCACCCTGGACCCGGAACGCCCGGCGTTCTGA
- the thiS gene encoding sulfur carrier protein ThiS produces MTISVNGEPREIAPGTTLAAVVATLTTAPSGVAAALNETVVPRGQWPATPVGEGDRVEILTAVQGG; encoded by the coding sequence ATGACCATCTCCGTGAACGGCGAGCCCCGCGAAATCGCTCCCGGCACCACTCTGGCCGCGGTGGTCGCGACGCTGACCACCGCCCCGTCGGGGGTGGCGGCGGCGCTGAACGAAACGGTGGTGCCGCGCGGCCAGTGGCCCGCGACGCCCGTCGGCGAGGGCGACCGCGTCGAGATCCTCACCGCGGTCCAGGGAGGCTGA
- the thiO gene encoding glycine oxidase ThiO, whose product MHASTRRPDLHQGQRHPDVLVIGGGIIGLATAWRTARRGLTVALADPEPGGGAARVAAGMLAAVTELHYGEETLLGLNLASAARYQAFAAELAEAGGLDIGYRACGTLAVALDSDDRLHLRELHALQRRCGLEPEWLTGRECRRLEPMLAPGVRGGLRVDGDHQVDPRRLADALLAACERAGVVFHRAGAERLTVTADRAAGALLDDGTEISAGQVVLAAGSLSGRLDGVPADVVPPVRPVKGQVLRLSVPAAYAPFLSRTVRAVVRGSHVYLVPRENGELVIGATSEELGWDTTVTAGGVYELLRDAHELVPGITELPLTETRAGLRPGSPDNAPLLGPTDLPGLHLATGHYRNGVLLTPVTGDVMAEVLATGELPDIARPFSPRRFSAAAREESFA is encoded by the coding sequence ATGCACGCATCCACCCGGAGGCCGGACCTCCACCAAGGCCAGCGCCATCCGGACGTCCTCGTCATCGGTGGCGGGATCATCGGACTGGCCACCGCCTGGCGGACCGCCCGCCGCGGCCTGACCGTGGCGCTCGCCGACCCGGAACCCGGCGGCGGCGCCGCCCGGGTCGCGGCCGGCATGCTGGCCGCCGTCACCGAACTGCACTACGGCGAGGAGACCCTGCTGGGCCTCAACCTCGCCTCCGCCGCCCGCTACCAGGCCTTCGCCGCGGAACTCGCCGAGGCCGGCGGCCTGGACATCGGCTACCGGGCCTGCGGCACCCTGGCCGTCGCCCTGGACTCCGACGACCGCCTCCACCTGCGCGAACTGCACGCCCTGCAGCGGCGCTGCGGCCTGGAGCCGGAGTGGCTGACCGGCCGCGAATGCCGCCGCCTGGAGCCGATGCTGGCTCCCGGGGTACGCGGCGGACTGCGCGTCGACGGCGACCACCAGGTCGACCCGCGCCGGCTGGCGGACGCCCTGCTGGCCGCCTGCGAGCGGGCCGGGGTGGTCTTCCACCGGGCGGGCGCCGAGCGGCTCACGGTCACCGCCGACCGGGCGGCCGGCGCGCTGCTCGACGACGGCACCGAGATCTCCGCGGGCCAGGTGGTACTGGCCGCCGGCAGCCTCAGCGGCCGGCTGGACGGCGTACCGGCGGACGTGGTGCCCCCGGTACGGCCGGTCAAGGGCCAGGTGCTGCGGCTCTCGGTGCCGGCCGCGTATGCGCCGTTCCTGTCCCGGACGGTACGGGCGGTGGTCCGCGGCAGCCACGTCTACCTGGTGCCGCGCGAGAACGGCGAACTCGTCATCGGCGCCACCAGCGAGGAACTGGGCTGGGACACCACGGTGACCGCGGGCGGGGTGTACGAACTGCTGCGCGACGCCCACGAGCTGGTGCCCGGCATCACCGAACTCCCGCTCACCGAGACCCGGGCGGGCCTGCGCCCCGGCTCACCCGATAACGCCCCGCTGCTCGGCCCCACCGACCTGCCCGGGCTGCACCTGGCCACCGGCCACTACCGCAACGGGGTGCTGCTCACCCCGGTGACCGGGGACGTCATGGCGGAGGTGCTGGCCACCGGCGAACTCCCGGACATCGCCCGCCCCTTCAGCCCCCGGCGGTTCTCCGCCGCCGCCCGCGAGGAGTCCTTCGCATGA